One genomic segment of Nothobranchius furzeri strain GRZ-AD chromosome 10, NfurGRZ-RIMD1, whole genome shotgun sequence includes these proteins:
- the LOC107386882 gene encoding protein NipSnap homolog 2, with protein sequence MASRVLQTVARGLHRTKTGLHASRPATVTVRSLSGLKSLFVRKVDPRKDAHSHLLAKKEDNNLYKIQFHNVKPECLDAYNQLCESVLPSIHTNPDYPCELVGTWNTWYGEQDQAVHLWRYRGGYPALTEVMNKLRQNKEFMDYRTERGKMLLSRRNQLLLEFSFWNEPVPRSGPNIYELRSYQLRPGTMIEWGNYWARAIEIRQQNQEAVGGFFSQIGSLYQVHHLWAYKDLESRETIRNAAWHRDGWDEVVYYTVPLIQHMESRIMIPMKTSPMK encoded by the exons ATGGCGAGCCGAGTCCTTCAAACAGTGGCGAGAGGCCTTCACAGGACGAAAACCGGACTCCACGCGAGCCGACCGGCCACTGTTACTGTCAG GAGTCTCTCGGGGCTCAAATCACTTTTTGTTAGAAAAGTTGATCCGAGAAAAGACGCTCACTCTCATCTGCTCGCCAAGAAAGAGGACAACAATCTGTACAAAATACAGT TTCATAATGTTAAACCAGAGTGCCTTGATGCTTACAACCAACTTTG TGAATCGGTGTTGCCCTCCATTCATACCAATCCTGACTATCCCTGTGAGCTCGTGGGCACCTGGAACACCTGGTATGGAGAGCAGGACCAGGCAG TTCACCTATGGAGATATCGGGGAGGATACCCGGCTCTCACCGAAGTCATGAACAAACTCAGGCAGAATAAG GAGTTCATGGATTACCGAACAGAGAGGGGGAAGATGCTGTTGTCTCGTAGGAACCAGCTGCTCCTGGAATTCAGCTTCTGGAATGAACCTGTCCCGCGATCAGGACCCAACATCTACGAACTTCGGTCCTACCAGCTCAGG CCAGGAACAATGATTGAGTGGGGAAACTACTG GGCTCGAGCAATTGAGATCCGTCAGCAGAACCAAGAGGCAGTGGGAGGTTTCTTCTCACAGATTGGAAGTTTGTACCAAGTTCACCATTTATGGG CTTACAAAGATCTTGAGTCCAGAGAAACCATCAGAAATGCAGCGTGGCACCGTGATGGTTGGGATGAAGTTGTTTATTACACTG TCCCGCTTATTCAGCACATGGAATCCAGAATAATGATTCCCATGAAGACGTCACCCATGAAGTAA
- the mrps17 gene encoding small ribosomal subunit protein uS17m, whose product MSVKGASVHAKWVLGRVIGTKMLKTAKVRVTRLVLDPYLLKYYNKRKTYFAHDALQQCTVGDIVLLKALPEPRSKHVKHELSEIVYKVGRVVDPLTGKKVAGTEFLEPLSDHLLEEGTTLSEKLQELNISAVTSEGESSLAQTPT is encoded by the exons ATGTCAGTCAAAGGTGCATCAGTCCATGCTAAATGGGTCCTCGGTAGAGTCATCGGAACCAAAATGCTCAAAACCGCTAAAGTGAGAGTTACCAGACTAGTGCTGGACCCTTACTTGCTCAAG TACTACAACAAAAGAAAGACCTACTttgcccatgatgctttgcaacaATGCACTGTGGGAGATATTGTCCTCCTCAAAGCTCTGCCTGAGCCCAGATCCAAACACGTCAAGCATGAACTGTCTGAGATAGTGTATAAGGTGGGTCGGGTGGTGGATCCACTGACAGGAAAGAAGGTTGCAGGGACTGAGTTTCTGGAGCCTTTGTCTGATCATCTGCTTGAAGAGGGAACCACACTGTCAGAAAAACTGCAGGAGCTGAACATCTCAGCTGTCACCAGTGAAGGGGAATCATCGTTGGCACAAACTCCaacttaa